Proteins encoded together in one Coriobacteriia bacterium window:
- a CDS encoding LysE/ArgO family amino acid transporter: MVPSRPRSVKLDPSLSAFLAGAGLGASLIIAIGAQNAFVLRNGIVRSHVLAIVATCVLCDWLLILAGTLGFGVVVEAFPQFTAVATWGGVAFLAVYGALSFRRALVTETLQGDGAGPASLPSTYAAIAATLAVSLLNPHVYLDTVVLLGGVAASQPVPERWWFLAGAFAASLAWFAALGFGARLLAPVFRRPGTWRVLDIGIGVVMWAIAVGLVLSL; this comes from the coding sequence CTGGTTCCTTCTCGTCCAAGGAGTGTCAAGCTGGACCCGTCGCTCTCCGCGTTCCTGGCCGGAGCCGGCCTCGGCGCGAGCCTCATCATCGCTATCGGCGCTCAGAATGCGTTCGTGTTGCGCAACGGCATCGTCAGGTCTCACGTCCTGGCGATCGTAGCGACGTGCGTGCTGTGTGACTGGCTGCTCATCCTGGCAGGAACGCTCGGTTTCGGCGTGGTGGTGGAGGCCTTTCCGCAGTTCACGGCCGTCGCCACGTGGGGCGGGGTCGCGTTTCTCGCGGTCTACGGCGCCCTGTCCTTTCGCAGGGCGCTCGTGACTGAGACGCTTCAGGGGGACGGTGCCGGGCCCGCATCGCTGCCCAGCACGTACGCGGCCATCGCGGCCACGCTCGCGGTCAGTCTGCTCAATCCGCACGTCTATCTCGACACGGTCGTGCTGCTGGGCGGAGTGGCCGCCAGCCAGCCGGTTCCGGAGCGCTGGTGGTTTCTCGCGGGTGCTTTTGCGGCGTCGCTCGCGTGGTTCGCGGCGCTCGGTTTCGGGGCGCGGTTGCTGGCCCCGGTCTTTCGTCGGCCCGGTACGTGGCGCGTGCTCGACATCGGCATCGGCGTCGTGATGTGGGCAATCGCCGTGGGGCTCGTGCTCTCGCTCTAG
- a CDS encoding ATP-grasp domain-containing protein — translation MFILEEPYVSELLASTVAESGVPVLDTRMARLALAGRGVALSDDAAFAAAAARPGARIYANSENAIGWIAEHLGGTDLPRRIRLFKDKVAFRELVADMYPEYRFTGVPFAELRSFDPSVVRAPFVIKPAVGFFSVGVHVVGSYDEWPGVLTRVEREVAAQRQMYPEQVLDLDRFVIEEVIDGEEFAVDAYFDSAGKPVLVNVLAHRFASADDVSDRVYYTSVEVIERLGAPAMEFLTEVGKRADLRDFPVHAELRIDAAGSVAPIEINPMRFGGWCATDLAHFAYGVNPYRCYLEGTCPDWDAIARERGGRVTAMIVADLPASVDRARIAAVDLEGFTSRFSHVLEVRPTDVRRYGVFAFTFVDVRTGDTSELDEVLGEDLSRYVTME, via the coding sequence GTGTTCATCTTGGAAGAGCCCTACGTCTCAGAACTCCTCGCATCCACCGTCGCCGAGTCGGGTGTGCCGGTCCTCGATACCCGCATGGCGCGCCTCGCGCTCGCCGGTCGTGGTGTGGCGCTGTCCGATGACGCCGCCTTCGCAGCGGCGGCCGCGCGCCCCGGGGCCCGAATCTACGCGAACTCCGAGAACGCCATCGGTTGGATCGCGGAGCACCTTGGCGGAACCGATCTGCCGCGGCGCATCCGGCTGTTCAAGGACAAGGTCGCCTTCCGTGAGCTCGTGGCCGACATGTACCCGGAGTACCGCTTCACGGGGGTGCCCTTCGCCGAGCTGCGTTCGTTCGACCCGTCGGTGGTGCGCGCGCCGTTCGTCATCAAGCCCGCAGTCGGCTTCTTCAGCGTCGGCGTGCACGTGGTCGGGTCGTACGATGAGTGGCCGGGGGTGCTCACGCGCGTCGAACGGGAGGTCGCTGCACAGCGCCAGATGTACCCGGAGCAGGTGCTCGACCTTGACCGCTTCGTGATCGAAGAGGTCATAGACGGCGAGGAGTTCGCGGTTGACGCGTACTTCGATAGCGCGGGCAAGCCCGTGCTTGTCAACGTGCTCGCGCACCGTTTCGCCTCCGCTGATGACGTGAGCGACCGCGTCTACTACACCAGCGTGGAGGTGATCGAGCGGCTCGGGGCACCAGCGATGGAGTTCCTGACCGAGGTGGGCAAGCGGGCCGACCTGCGTGACTTCCCCGTGCATGCGGAGCTGCGCATCGACGCCGCCGGCAGTGTCGCCCCCATCGAGATCAATCCTATGCGGTTCGGCGGGTGGTGCGCGACCGATCTGGCGCACTTCGCCTACGGGGTGAACCCGTACCGCTGCTATCTGGAGGGGACGTGCCCGGACTGGGATGCGATCGCTCGCGAGCGCGGCGGGCGAGTCACCGCGATGATCGTGGCAGACCTGCCGGCGTCTGTGGACCGTGCGCGCATCGCCGCGGTGGATCTGGAGGGGTTCACCTCGAGGTTCTCGCACGTCTTGGAGGTGCGCCCCACAGACGTTCGACGCTACGGCGTCTTCGCGTTCACCTTCGTGGACGTGCGCACGGGAGACACCTCGGAGCTCGACGAAGTGCTCGGCGAGGATCTGTCTCGCTACGTCACGATGGAGTGA
- a CDS encoding GyrI-like domain-containing protein has protein sequence MIDVEIKTTEAVTVAYLPMRGAYAQMPEAMGRLYGWVAQHGMQPTGMPTAVYYTAPDEGPEAEALWELQAPIAGEVAEVQPDEDGCGVRRLESQLVASTVYRGPYEGIAPTYEELGRWIVANRYAPSGAPSESYLSDPQDTPPEEYLTEVRFPVAAVGS, from the coding sequence ATGATCGATGTCGAGATCAAGACCACCGAGGCCGTGACTGTGGCCTACCTGCCTATGAGGGGTGCATACGCGCAGATGCCCGAGGCGATGGGTCGGCTCTACGGCTGGGTAGCACAGCATGGAATGCAGCCGACCGGGATGCCAACGGCGGTGTACTACACCGCGCCGGATGAGGGCCCGGAGGCTGAAGCGCTGTGGGAGCTGCAGGCGCCGATCGCGGGCGAGGTGGCCGAAGTGCAGCCCGACGAGGATGGCTGCGGCGTGAGGCGGCTTGAATCACAGCTGGTGGCGTCCACGGTGTACCGCGGCCCCTACGAGGGCATAGCGCCGACCTACGAGGAACTTGGGCGCTGGATCGTCGCCAACCGATACGCGCCGAGCGGTGCGCCATCGGAATCCTACCTCTCCGACCCGCAGGACACGCCACCCGAGGAGTACCTCACCGAGGTCCGCTTCCCGGTTGCTGCCGTCGGATCGTGA
- a CDS encoding fused MFS/spermidine synthase yields the protein MSEPSDIHVIERGAIRTLRIGRIEQSSMYLDSPFETDFDYPAYLHITVAIVPEPRRALVIGLGGGTVVKQLWRDHRALSIDSVELEPRVADLARTQFALPTDERIRVHIGDGRAFVEDTSETYDIVIVDAFDDDTVPLPLRTEQFVRLAHARLAEGGVLAYNMHGSVVGDRSKPFRALHRTLSNTFRRVWTFPVGLSGGAAAGVHREIIVLASDAALTDKALLARIESRVDGRVGVLGFERTAADLYREGVRSGDVAVLTDPPG from the coding sequence ATGAGCGAGCCGTCTGACATACACGTGATCGAACGAGGTGCCATCCGCACCCTGCGGATCGGCCGCATCGAACAGTCGTCGATGTACCTCGACTCGCCGTTCGAAACGGACTTCGACTACCCGGCCTACCTCCACATCACCGTAGCCATCGTGCCCGAGCCGCGCCGTGCGCTGGTCATCGGTCTGGGCGGCGGAACCGTGGTCAAGCAGCTGTGGCGCGATCACCGCGCGCTCTCCATCGACTCGGTAGAGCTCGAGCCGCGCGTGGCCGACCTGGCTCGCACGCAGTTCGCGCTTCCGACCGATGAACGCATCCGGGTCCACATCGGCGACGGGCGGGCGTTTGTCGAGGACACGAGTGAGACCTACGACATCGTGATCGTGGACGCATTCGACGACGACACGGTGCCGCTCCCGCTGCGCACCGAGCAGTTCGTCCGGCTCGCCCACGCACGGCTCGCCGAGGGCGGCGTGCTCGCGTACAACATGCACGGGTCGGTCGTGGGGGACCGGAGCAAGCCCTTCCGCGCGCTGCACCGCACGCTGTCCAACACGTTTCGCCGTGTCTGGACGTTCCCGGTCGGGCTGTCCGGCGGCGCTGCGGCGGGCGTGCACCGCGAGATCATCGTGCTCGCCAGCGATGCGGCTCTGACTGACAAAGCGCTCCTGGCGCGCATCGAGTCGCGCGTTGACGGGCGCGTGGGCGTGCTGGGCTTCGAGCGAACTGCCGCCGACCTGTATCGCGAGGGAGTCCGCTCCGGCGACGTGGCGGTGCTCACCGACCCGCCTGGGTAA
- a CDS encoding calcium/sodium antiporter codes for MYLTRRGLVRPASRATRPERADLWHYAWMPYVLTAAGFIALFAGGEFLVRGAVTVSRRMGISPLLVGLTVVAFCTSAPELLVSLQSAIAGSPGIAVGNVVGSNIANIALILGLAALVKPFAFDVPDIRNDALVALGTSAFLVPLGWFGIIPRWVGALMVAALAIYIVQSYRREVGAGAESSDWHAEEAEVFTSGAPWSVAIAQLAGGLFALVLGADWLITGAQEIALTFGVPEDVVGLTVVALGTSLPELATSVMAARRGHADVAIGNVLGSNTFNVLSILGITIIVAPLSIPEGISSFDVPVMLAFSTVAIGGLLLRGKIGRLFGGLLLAGYLGYVAYLYAPVG; via the coding sequence GTGTACCTGACGCGGCGGGGGCTCGTGCGCCCGGCATCTCGCGCAACTCGTCCTGAGCGAGCCGACCTGTGGCACTATGCATGGATGCCTTATGTACTTACAGCCGCCGGCTTCATCGCCCTGTTCGCAGGGGGCGAGTTCCTCGTGCGTGGGGCGGTCACGGTGTCACGACGGATGGGCATCTCACCCCTGCTCGTCGGTCTCACGGTGGTCGCGTTTTGTACGTCAGCTCCTGAGCTGCTCGTATCCCTCCAATCCGCTATCGCAGGCAGCCCCGGTATCGCGGTGGGCAACGTCGTGGGCTCCAACATCGCCAACATCGCGCTCATCCTCGGCCTCGCCGCGCTCGTGAAGCCGTTTGCCTTCGACGTCCCTGACATCCGGAATGATGCGCTCGTGGCCCTCGGGACTTCGGCGTTCCTCGTTCCACTCGGCTGGTTCGGCATCATCCCCCGATGGGTCGGTGCGCTCATGGTCGCGGCGCTCGCGATCTATATCGTGCAGTCCTACCGCAGGGAGGTAGGCGCAGGCGCCGAGTCATCCGACTGGCACGCCGAGGAGGCCGAGGTCTTCACTTCAGGAGCTCCGTGGAGTGTCGCCATAGCCCAACTCGCCGGGGGCCTTTTCGCGCTGGTGCTGGGCGCCGACTGGCTCATCACCGGCGCCCAGGAGATAGCGCTCACCTTCGGCGTGCCGGAAGACGTCGTCGGCCTGACGGTCGTTGCGCTCGGTACGTCGCTGCCCGAACTCGCGACCTCTGTGATGGCGGCGCGGCGCGGGCACGCCGACGTGGCAATCGGCAACGTGCTGGGCTCCAACACCTTCAACGTGCTGTCGATCCTGGGCATAACGATCATCGTCGCGCCGCTGTCGATTCCCGAAGGGATCTCATCGTTCGACGTCCCGGTGATGCTCGCGTTCTCAACGGTGGCAATCGGCGGCCTGCTGCTCCGCGGCAAGATCGGGCGGCTGTTCGGCGGCCTGCTGCTGGCTGGGTACTTGGGCTACGTGGCGTATCTCTACGCGCCCGTCGGCTGA